A genome region from Chryseobacterium sp. G0186 includes the following:
- a CDS encoding AraC family transcriptional regulator, whose product MSELENILREITPLSPEDSFLVFDRIKASFDFPYHYHPEIEINFVYKGKGYRRMIGDHTGEIGNIELVLVGPNLPHCWANYRCKNRKTHEITIQFNQDFFNQALMEKNILKPIKNLMQDSIRGILFSTETAEKLKESFLNLSKMNSFESFIEIMKILNELAIAEDKTLLSSYSIELETFADNDKMKIIHDFVHKNFENKITLDNVASLVNMSNVTFNRFIKKRTGKTFINYLNEIRISYAARWLMEKNLTVFEIAFEAGFNNIANFNKVFKSIKKTTPTEFKEQFKGVKKIE is encoded by the coding sequence ATGAGTGAATTAGAAAATATTCTTAGAGAAATAACTCCACTATCTCCTGAAGACAGTTTTCTGGTGTTTGACAGGATCAAGGCCTCCTTCGATTTCCCTTATCACTACCACCCGGAAATTGAGATTAATTTTGTGTATAAAGGAAAAGGATATCGCAGAATGATAGGAGATCATACCGGAGAAATCGGGAATATCGAACTGGTATTGGTGGGACCGAATTTACCTCATTGCTGGGCAAACTACAGGTGTAAGAATAGAAAAACACACGAAATTACCATACAGTTTAATCAGGATTTCTTTAATCAGGCCCTGATGGAAAAAAATATCCTGAAGCCTATCAAAAATCTGATGCAGGATTCTATCAGAGGAATTTTATTTTCTACTGAAACTGCCGAGAAACTCAAGGAATCATTTCTCAATCTATCTAAAATGAACAGCTTTGAGTCATTCATAGAGATTATGAAGATCCTTAATGAGCTGGCCATTGCAGAGGATAAAACCCTTTTGTCATCCTACAGCATTGAATTGGAGACTTTTGCAGATAATGATAAGATGAAAATCATTCATGATTTTGTACATAAGAATTTTGAGAATAAAATAACCTTAGATAATGTGGCTTCATTGGTTAATATGAGTAATGTGACATTCAACCGGTTCATCAAAAAAAGAACAGGGAAAACGTTTATCAATTATCTTAATGAAATAAGAATCAGCTATGCCGCCCGCTGGCTGATGGAAAAAAACCTTACCGTCTTTGAAATTGCTTTTGAGGCTGGCTTTAATAATATTGCCAATTTCAACAAGGTCTTTAAGTCAATTAAAAAGACAACTCCCACTGAATTTAAAGAACAGTTTAAGGGTGTTAAAAAAATTGAATAA
- a CDS encoding transposase encodes MKTGCQWRELSLKEYFSKETISWQLIYYYFNKWCKDGSFRRIWISLLGSHKRKLDLSSVQMDGSHTRSRTGGESVGYQGRKSSKTSNCIFLCDNQGQMLSMGKPISGEHHDLYNIEETLEDILGLLNDADIECKGLFLNADSGFDGKKLRDILDKKEIIGNIKENPRNGDTKHEKYFDTELYKRRFKIEKANAWLDSFKALLVRYETINITWISLHYLAFSVLFLRKIKV; translated from the coding sequence TTGAAAACGGGGTGTCAATGGCGGGAATTAAGTCTGAAAGAATATTTTTCAAAGGAAACAATAAGCTGGCAATTGATTTATTATTACTTCAATAAATGGTGTAAAGACGGTTCTTTCAGACGAATCTGGATTTCTCTTCTAGGTAGCCATAAAAGGAAGCTTGACCTTTCCAGCGTCCAAATGGATGGAAGCCATACCCGTAGCAGAACGGGAGGAGAATCGGTAGGATATCAGGGAAGAAAATCATCCAAAACCAGCAACTGTATTTTCCTCTGTGATAATCAGGGACAGATGCTTTCAATGGGAAAACCAATAAGTGGAGAGCATCATGATCTGTATAATATTGAAGAAACTTTAGAAGATATTTTAGGTCTTCTGAATGATGCAGATATAGAGTGTAAAGGATTATTTCTCAATGCAGACTCTGGTTTTGACGGTAAAAAACTCAGAGATATTTTGGATAAAAAAGAAATTATCGGTAATATTAAGGAGAATCCTCGAAACGGGGATACAAAACATGAAAAATATTTTGATACTGAACTCTATAAAAGAAGATTCAAAATAGAAAAAGCAAATGCCTGGCTGGATAGTTTCAAGGCTTTACTGGTAAGGTATGAAACAATTAATATTACATGGATCAGCCTACATTATCTGGCTTTTTCTGTTTTGTTCCTAAGAAAAATAAAAGTTTAA
- the fabF gene encoding beta-ketoacyl-ACP synthase II translates to MKRVVITGLGALTPLGNNVEDFWQNSINGASGAGLITHFDSEKFKVHFACEVKDFDPKVYLTHNEIKRSDLFTQYAMYASAEALQDSGLELENMDPFDTGVIWGTGQGGMWTFEKEVMDFAQGDGSPRFNPFFVPKFIANMASGMISMKYGLQGINYTTVSACATGNTALMDAFNYIRLGKAKVIISGGSEAAITPASIGGFSVMKAMSTRNDDFATASRPYDAERDGFVMGEGAGALILEEYEHAKARGAKIYAELAGAAMTADAYHMTAPHPDGVGAIKAMQIAVKEAGVNMEDIDYINPHATSTPLGDLVELKAINKAFKGSKNLDISATKSMTGHLLGAAGAVEAILSIKAIQNNIIPPTINLHSIDESIPKDINIVFGEAKEKEINFALSNAFGFGGHNATLVFKKFK, encoded by the coding sequence ATGAAAAGAGTTGTCATTACAGGGTTGGGAGCATTGACGCCCCTGGGAAACAATGTCGAAGATTTTTGGCAAAACAGTATTAACGGAGCCAGCGGAGCAGGGTTAATCACTCATTTCGATTCAGAAAAGTTTAAGGTCCACTTCGCTTGTGAAGTGAAAGACTTTGATCCAAAGGTGTACCTTACCCACAATGAAATTAAAAGAAGTGATCTTTTTACACAATATGCCATGTACGCTTCTGCGGAGGCCCTACAGGATTCCGGGCTGGAGCTTGAAAACATGGACCCTTTTGATACGGGAGTAATCTGGGGAACAGGACAGGGTGGAATGTGGACTTTTGAGAAAGAAGTAATGGATTTTGCACAAGGTGACGGATCTCCACGTTTTAATCCGTTTTTTGTTCCTAAGTTTATTGCCAACATGGCTTCGGGAATGATCTCCATGAAATATGGACTTCAGGGAATTAACTACACAACGGTTTCTGCTTGTGCCACAGGAAATACAGCCTTGATGGATGCTTTCAACTACATCCGTCTCGGAAAAGCAAAGGTAATCATCAGTGGTGGTTCTGAGGCAGCTATTACTCCGGCTTCTATTGGTGGATTCTCCGTTATGAAAGCCATGTCTACCAGAAATGATGATTTTGCTACAGCAAGCCGTCCCTATGATGCGGAAAGGGATGGATTTGTAATGGGAGAAGGTGCCGGAGCGCTAATCCTTGAAGAATATGAGCATGCCAAAGCAAGAGGAGCAAAAATCTATGCTGAGTTGGCAGGAGCTGCTATGACGGCAGATGCTTATCATATGACTGCCCCTCATCCTGACGGTGTTGGAGCAATCAAAGCAATGCAGATTGCAGTAAAAGAAGCCGGTGTGAATATGGAAGATATTGACTATATTAATCCGCATGCCACTTCAACTCCACTGGGAGATCTGGTTGAATTAAAAGCGATCAATAAAGCATTTAAAGGAAGTAAAAACCTTGACATCAGCGCAACAAAGTCTATGACAGGACATTTACTGGGTGCTGCAGGAGCAGTTGAAGCGATTCTTTCCATTAAAGCGATTCAAAATAATATTATTCCTCCTACAATCAATCTACATAGTATTGACGAGAGTATTCCGAAAGATATTAATATTGTTTTTGGAGAGGCAAAGGAGAAAGAGATCAATTTTGCACTGAGTAATGCCTTTGGTTTTGGCGGGCATAATGCCACCTTGGTATTCAAGAAGTTTAAATAA
- a CDS encoding acetyl-CoA C-acetyltransferase codes for METKRVAIVGYNRIPFARMNTAYSEKGNQDLLLAALNGLIDRYQLKGKLLGEVAGGAVIKHISESNLIRETVMNTSLDPATPACDLQQACDTGIEAAIYIRNKIALGQIENGIACGVEAMSNIPFESAPRLRKALLKANKEKSAFGKLKHLLAPSLKDWMPIPYKGQEPKTGLVMGEHTEITSKYYQISREDQDALAFKSHQNMAKAYDEGFFDDMITPAFGLDNDNNLRRDTSFEKLSQLKPAFDKQNGTLTAGNSTPFTDGASAVLLASEEWAKANNLPILAYITFSELAGIEYVENKQNLLLAPVFAAERMLKKAGMNLEDFDYYEIHEAFAAQVLATIKIWENDDLAKKFGLEKALGKIDQNKLNVKGGSLAAAHPFAATGGRIIATLAKLLNEKGSGKGFISICAARGQGVTMIIEK; via the coding sequence ATGGAAACAAAAAGAGTGGCAATTGTAGGATACAACAGAATCCCGTTTGCCAGAATGAATACAGCATACTCAGAAAAAGGTAATCAGGATCTTCTGCTGGCAGCTCTGAATGGCTTGATAGACCGCTATCAGCTCAAAGGAAAGTTGCTTGGAGAGGTTGCAGGCGGAGCTGTGATTAAACACATTTCTGAGAGTAACCTCATCAGGGAAACAGTAATGAATACCTCATTAGATCCCGCCACTCCCGCTTGTGATCTTCAGCAGGCCTGTGATACGGGCATTGAGGCAGCTATTTATATCAGAAACAAAATTGCACTCGGTCAGATAGAAAACGGAATCGCCTGTGGTGTAGAAGCGATGAGCAATATTCCATTTGAGTCTGCTCCCCGATTAAGAAAAGCTCTTTTGAAAGCCAACAAAGAAAAATCTGCCTTTGGAAAATTAAAACACCTGTTAGCACCAAGCCTTAAAGACTGGATGCCTATTCCCTACAAAGGACAGGAGCCCAAGACAGGTTTAGTAATGGGAGAACATACTGAGATTACTTCTAAATATTATCAGATTTCAAGGGAGGATCAGGATGCATTGGCTTTTAAGAGTCATCAGAATATGGCAAAAGCTTATGATGAGGGATTCTTTGATGATATGATCACTCCTGCATTTGGTCTCGATAATGATAATAATCTACGCCGTGACACCAGTTTTGAAAAGCTATCTCAATTAAAGCCAGCCTTTGACAAACAAAACGGAACTTTAACTGCCGGAAACTCCACTCCTTTTACAGATGGAGCTTCAGCCGTTCTCTTGGCAAGTGAAGAATGGGCCAAGGCAAACAATCTTCCTATCCTGGCTTATATTACGTTTTCAGAACTTGCAGGAATAGAATATGTGGAGAACAAACAAAATCTTTTACTTGCTCCTGTTTTTGCAGCAGAAAGAATGCTAAAGAAAGCAGGAATGAATCTGGAGGATTTTGATTACTACGAAATCCATGAAGCTTTTGCAGCACAGGTTTTAGCAACCATAAAAATCTGGGAAAATGATGATCTGGCGAAAAAATTCGGATTGGAAAAAGCTCTCGGGAAGATTGACCAAAACAAACTGAATGTAAAGGGAGGAAGCCTTGCCGCAGCCCATCCTTTTGCTGCAACAGGCGGAAGAATCATAGCAACCTTAGCCAAACTATTGAATGAAAAAGGCAGTGGAAAAGGTTTCATTTCAATCTGTGCCGCCCGGGGTCAGGGAGTTACCATGATCATTGAAAAGTAG
- a CDS encoding helix-turn-helix domain-containing protein: protein MPQSLIFEDHYKRLGLEIFSEENLENFNGNRFISEIKVFYIPSGYELTVDFNHYQTKTSSLFFLTNQHLNIEKGQEESMLLHYNRDFYCIQIHDKEVACDGLLFHNVFEIPFVELDDGEADLIKVLFQNIRNELEWEDSSAEEMIRTYVKQIIIRATRKWKKQNLDNATLKIPGSELDIFRDFSRHLEIHFREKHNVSEYAELLHIAPKTLTHKFKNLNLASPNQFIINRILLEAKRLLFYTDKTVKEIAYDLGYEDPAYFNRLFTHKTGSTPVNFKKTTSREKSTILKPFYLLKQGC, encoded by the coding sequence ATGCCGCAATCCCTTATTTTTGAAGATCATTATAAAAGACTTGGGCTGGAGATATTTTCAGAAGAAAATCTGGAAAACTTCAACGGAAATCGGTTCATCTCGGAAATCAAGGTATTTTATATTCCCTCAGGATATGAGCTTACCGTAGACTTTAACCATTACCAAACAAAGACCTCCTCTCTGTTTTTCCTCACCAATCAGCACCTCAACATAGAAAAAGGACAAGAAGAATCTATGCTTCTCCATTATAATCGTGATTTTTACTGTATTCAGATTCATGATAAGGAAGTTGCCTGTGATGGTCTTCTCTTTCATAATGTATTTGAAATTCCTTTCGTTGAACTCGATGATGGTGAAGCAGATCTCATTAAAGTATTATTTCAGAACATCAGGAATGAACTTGAATGGGAAGATTCTTCCGCAGAAGAAATGATCAGGACCTATGTAAAACAAATCATCATCCGGGCTACCAGAAAATGGAAGAAACAGAATCTGGATAATGCTACCCTAAAAATACCGGGCAGTGAACTGGATATTTTCAGAGATTTCAGCAGACACCTCGAAATCCATTTCAGAGAAAAACATAATGTTTCAGAGTATGCAGAATTACTCCATATCGCTCCAAAAACCCTAACCCATAAATTTAAAAACCTGAATCTGGCATCACCCAACCAGTTTATTATCAACAGGATTTTATTGGAAGCAAAAAGATTACTTTTTTATACAGACAAAACCGTCAAAGAAATTGCCTATGATTTAGGATATGAAGATCCCGCCTATTTCAACCGGCTTTTTACCCATAAAACAGGAAGCACGCCTGTAAATTTCAAAAAAACTACCTCCCGGGAAAAAAGTACAATACTTAAGCCTTTTTATCTATTGAAACAAGGCTGCTAA
- a CDS encoding TetR/AcrR family transcriptional regulator, with translation MSKAEKTKQFIIEKTATLFNTKGYISTSLSDITQATGLTKGSIYGNFENKDQVAIEVYKYNAGLLSKIMNHSLGDQYPTSTEKLHAFVAFYRKNWRSVFSNGGCPLMNAATEADDSFPSLKKHVQQSFTLWTEKISAVIIHGQKNRELNASVSAEEYASLFIMLIEGGILLSKTMDDEKFLNQALDKIKNMIDYELTILPS, from the coding sequence ATGTCAAAAGCAGAAAAGACAAAACAGTTTATCATTGAAAAAACAGCCACTTTATTCAATACCAAAGGTTATATTTCCACTTCGCTGTCTGATATCACCCAGGCAACAGGATTGACGAAAGGGAGTATTTATGGGAATTTTGAGAATAAAGATCAGGTTGCTATTGAAGTATATAAGTACAATGCAGGACTGCTGAGCAAGATAATGAATCATTCCCTTGGAGATCAATATCCGACTTCAACGGAAAAGCTGCATGCCTTTGTAGCTTTTTACAGAAAAAATTGGCGTTCTGTATTCTCAAATGGAGGATGCCCTCTCATGAATGCTGCAACAGAAGCGGATGACTCTTTCCCTTCGCTTAAAAAACATGTTCAACAGTCTTTTACATTATGGACAGAAAAGATTTCTGCAGTCATCATCCACGGGCAAAAGAACAGAGAACTGAATGCCTCGGTGAGCGCAGAAGAATATGCATCTCTTTTTATTATGCTGATAGAAGGGGGAATCTTACTCTCCAAAACGATGGATGATGAAAAATTTCTCAATCAAGCTCTGGATAAGATCAAGAATATGATCGATTATGAATTAACTATTCTTCCATCATAA
- a CDS encoding murein L,D-transpeptidase catalytic domain family protein — MNGFYGVLGLVYMVTTSFYLSPSTVVKNENASTTKIEKVADTKSEKNTAVVSSSEGLYKSIEFDPEHELNYEVFSKALTGFENLKKAGLLTQDSHLLTICDFSMSSNTKRLWVIDLNDKKVVFNSLVAHGKNTGEEFATNFSNTESSRQSSLGFYITDATYQGDNGYSLRLLGMDKGFNDAAYKRAIVMHGADYVSDEFATVHKRIGRSWGCPAIPRELTQSMINTIKGKNCLFIYYPDQKYLSESEWLKAQG; from the coding sequence ATGAATGGATTTTATGGCGTATTAGGCCTTGTTTACATGGTGACGACCTCATTCTACCTTTCTCCAAGTACGGTGGTAAAGAATGAAAATGCTAGCACAACAAAAATTGAAAAAGTAGCTGACACTAAATCTGAAAAGAATACAGCAGTTGTATCTTCATCAGAAGGATTGTATAAATCAATCGAATTTGACCCGGAACACGAACTGAACTACGAAGTATTCTCCAAGGCTTTAACGGGCTTTGAAAATTTAAAGAAAGCAGGACTGCTTACCCAGGATTCGCATTTATTGACTATCTGCGATTTTTCTATGTCTTCCAACACAAAAAGACTTTGGGTGATTGATCTTAATGACAAAAAAGTAGTATTCAACTCCTTGGTTGCCCACGGTAAAAATACAGGCGAAGAATTTGCTACGAATTTTTCTAACACGGAAAGTTCGCGGCAGAGCAGCTTAGGATTTTATATCACGGATGCTACCTATCAGGGGGATAACGGATACTCGCTAAGATTATTGGGAATGGACAAGGGATTTAATGATGCAGCGTATAAAAGAGCAATTGTAATGCATGGAGCGGATTATGTAAGTGATGAATTTGCTACGGTACACAAGAGGATTGGAAGAAGCTGGGGGTGCCCGGCAATACCAAGAGAACTAACACAGTCAATGATTAATACAATAAAAGGGAAAAATTGTCTGTTCATTTATTATCCCGATCAGAAATACCTTTCTGAGTCGGAATGGTTAAAAGCACAAGGATAA
- a CDS encoding glycosyl hydrolase family 18 protein — translation MKGKAKLSFLNLLLLILIFFNFTSCKGDREEVDTQEQQQDPLEVINNKKFKVVGYFNGLTRGGMVPDYYNLRDIPDGVDIVNLFHRFSGLCNLKRGDRTPGATGEDAKTLTEIINDIKYMRSNKKIVVQTQFVNEIFENYKDAMKTVKFQNTPEDYDAYAKKVADSLSKWGFDGIDLDIEPGYSVTGFNDDDLDLYVQAFAKYFGPKSKSGKLLIIDTNVGFSELNLSKETLSKINLLYIQDYWGSETYTDNKIDGYLQIGFPKERVILISADFEDAYSSTSPINGPLRLKQYYTSPKYQSKVGGYGAYGFNFDKKLDYKYYQEMITKLKTY, via the coding sequence ATGAAAGGTAAAGCTAAACTTTCGTTTTTAAACTTATTATTACTAATCCTGATCTTTTTCAATTTTACATCTTGTAAAGGGGATAGAGAAGAAGTTGACACACAGGAACAACAACAGGATCCGCTTGAAGTTATCAATAATAAAAAATTTAAAGTGGTTGGATATTTTAATGGACTAACGAGAGGAGGAATGGTTCCGGATTATTATAATCTAAGAGATATCCCTGATGGTGTGGATATTGTAAATCTTTTTCATCGTTTTTCAGGACTTTGTAATTTAAAAAGGGGTGACAGAACTCCAGGGGCAACGGGTGAAGATGCTAAAACCCTGACTGAGATTATAAACGACATTAAATATATGAGATCAAATAAAAAAATCGTAGTTCAAACTCAATTTGTCAATGAAATTTTTGAAAATTACAAAGATGCAATGAAAACTGTAAAGTTTCAAAACACTCCTGAAGATTATGATGCTTACGCCAAAAAGGTAGCAGATTCTTTAAGTAAATGGGGATTCGACGGGATAGATCTTGATATAGAGCCCGGCTACTCTGTTACTGGTTTCAATGATGATGATTTAGATCTTTATGTACAGGCTTTTGCTAAATATTTTGGGCCAAAATCTAAATCAGGTAAGCTGTTAATTATTGATACTAATGTAGGATTTTCAGAATTGAATCTATCAAAAGAAACACTTTCAAAAATTAATCTACTGTATATTCAGGATTATTGGGGTAGTGAGACTTATACTGATAATAAAATTGATGGCTATTTACAGATTGGCTTTCCAAAAGAACGGGTAATACTGATCTCTGCGGACTTTGAAGATGCATATTCCTCTACTAGTCCCATTAATGGACCATTGCGTTTAAAACAATATTATACATCCCCAAAGTATCAATCTAAAGTAGGTGGTTATGGAGCTTATGGTTTTAATTTTGACAAGAAATTGGATTATAAGTATTATCAGGAAATGATAACAAAACTTAAAACTTATTAA
- the msrB gene encoding peptide-methionine (R)-S-oxide reductase MsrB, which yields MENTEAKNNPYYSRTDTTKLNISNDEWKKILAPDLYAIAREAATERAFTGKYNEFDEVGDYYCAVCGNHLFRSTSKFSSSCGWPSFFEADKEGVYYKRDQTYGMERVEVLCKRCDSHLGHVFDDGPKPTGLRYCMNSVSLEFVSDSQK from the coding sequence ATGGAAAATACAGAAGCAAAAAACAATCCATACTACTCAAGAACTGATACTACAAAACTGAACATCTCCAATGATGAGTGGAAGAAGATTCTTGCTCCTGATCTTTATGCTATCGCAAGAGAAGCAGCTACAGAGAGAGCATTTACAGGGAAATACAATGAATTTGATGAGGTTGGAGATTATTATTGTGCCGTTTGCGGAAATCATTTATTCCGTTCTACCTCAAAGTTTTCAAGCAGTTGTGGATGGCCAAGCTTCTTTGAAGCTGATAAGGAGGGAGTGTATTACAAAAGAGATCAAACCTACGGAATGGAGAGGGTAGAGGTTCTTTGCAAAAGATGCGATTCCCATTTGGGGCATGTTTTTGATGATGGTCCTAAACCTACAGGATTAAGATATTGTATGAATTCTGTAAGTCTGGAGTTTGTTTCGGATTCGCAAAAATAA
- a CDS encoding OsmC family protein → MRRNATAVWNGTIKEGKGHITTQSTTLNQTQYSFNSRFAEGVGTNPEELLAAAHAGCFTMKLDAELSQAGYNPEELKTTSVITLDPNIGKITKSELTLTAKVPGISEEEFQKYAKIAEEGCPVSAAFNFEIILNATLI, encoded by the coding sequence ATGAGACGTAACGCAACAGCCGTTTGGAACGGTACCATCAAAGAAGGTAAAGGACATATCACTACCCAAAGTACAACATTAAACCAAACTCAATATTCTTTCAACAGTCGTTTTGCTGAAGGAGTGGGGACCAACCCTGAAGAATTACTGGCTGCCGCCCACGCAGGATGCTTTACGATGAAACTGGATGCAGAGCTATCCCAAGCCGGTTACAATCCTGAAGAACTGAAAACAACTTCTGTAATTACCCTTGATCCTAATATTGGCAAAATCACAAAGTCTGAATTGACTTTAACGGCAAAGGTTCCGGGAATTTCAGAGGAAGAGTTCCAGAAATATGCTAAAATTGCAGAAGAAGGATGTCCTGTAAGTGCAGCTTTCAACTTTGAGATTATTCTGAATGCTACTTTAATCTAA